A segment of the Phaseolus vulgaris cultivar G19833 unplaced genomic scaffold, P. vulgaris v2.0 scaffold_77, whole genome shotgun sequence genome:
CCGAGAGCGAAGTCtccgagaagaggggaaacgtggccccaGCTAAATCGCGCGCCCAAGCAAGGGTCCAGCTgcagagggtaatggaggcggcAGCGGGGAAGAGGAACCAAAGGATGCGCCATCCTTATGACCCTAAGAAGAATAAGAACAAGGGGCCAGGGCGGCCCAGGGAGGCTAATCGCCCTCTAAGGTACGAGTTTGTGATGGGGTTGGCCGATCTGATTGCCATCCCAAACATTGCTGCCAGGCTCAAGGTGCCTGAGAAGACGACGGAAAAGGTCTTGGGACCAAAACCAAACgcgtggtgcgagttccacaagagctttggccactctatcaactcgtgtttggctttgaGACACCAACTCGCCGAGTTGGTCAAATGTGGTTTTTTGAAAGATTACTTGTTGGAGAAGCAAGCGGGCCAAGCGTCAGGGTCCACACCGGCGAGCAGCGAAggacagcagcacgaggtgcccattcacggtgagatccacaccatagctggtggattctcCGGCTCGTCGCAACGcaagaagtacgcgaggtcaatgatgtcagtggaagtttttgaggatcactcaccTGACGTGGACATCATGTTCACCAAAGGGGACCTTAGGGACGTTGtacctcacgacaacgaccctattgtgatctctctagtcacggcgggaaggaccgtccaccgggtgctggtcgaccagggaagttcggcagatgtaatgttttggccgacttttgaaaagctacaactgtcccccgatcaactgaggccatatggggACTGCTTGTACGGTTTCGTCGGCGATCAAGTGGAGGTAAGGGGGTATATCGAGTTGAGGACAACCTTCACAAATGGTTTGGCCTCACGAACAaagaagatcaggtatcttgtcgTAAACGCCCCGTCGgcatacaacatactgttgggaaggccaacgctcaacagaacgggagttgtgccttcgacaaggcacatgaaggtcaaactacCGTCTATGGAAGGTTTGATCTTCACCATTTGctctgaccaaaaggaggcgaagaagtgttacgagaacaacctcaagaacaagaggtatgtgtgccacgtaaccacaacgcctccccctggTGTGGGATCTGCGCAGGAAACCCGGCGAGTTTCGGATACGAcgttggaggtggccgccgagggcgatgtgccTATGGAAGATATGGAGGCGAGGACCGAGAGCGCCGCTCGGTTGGAGGGAGAAAGAAACTGCTCAGAGACCGCCAGGGAAACaggtatcgcgagggcgctgatcgccaaTGAAAAGAAGCCTCAGCCAGtggaggaatggctcgagaaggagatcaacGACAAAATGTTTAAGCTGGGGAGAACCTTGGACAGCGAGACGCAAGAccaaatcgccaaggtgataagtAGACACCTGGATGCATTTGCATGGGTTGCTTCAGATATGCTggggatcgaccccgatttcttgtgccatcgcttagcaatggacccccaagtcaggcccatccgccaaagaaggagaaagttcaacgaggagaaaaGACAGGCGATCAAAGACGAAACACAAAAACTCCTTGCAGCAgcccacatcagggagatccaatatccagaatggctcaccaatgtcgttctggtcaagaagagtagcggaaaatggcggatgtgtgtcgacttcacagacctgaacaaggcctgtcctaaggattcttatcctttgcgGAGCATAGACGTcctggtagacagtgcatcagggtgcaagctgctcagttttctggatgccttctcagggtacaaccaaatcaaaatgcaccccatggacgaagagaaaactgccttcatgacggaaaggtcatgctactgctacaaggtgatgcccttcgggttgaagaatgtgggggccacgtaccaaaggctgatggataaGGTGCTCGCACCTATGCTcagaaggaatgtgcaggcatacgttgacgacatggtcgtgacgtccctggagaaaAACAAGCACGTCGCCgatttggaagagttgttcatcacaatagccaggtacaaggtgaaactgaatcctgagaagtgtgtttttggtgtagaggcagggaaatttctgggattTCTCCTGTCGAagaggggaatcgaggctaaccccgagaagtgtgccgCCATTTTGGTGATGAGAAGCCCTGCcactgtgaaggaggtgcagcagctcacggggCGGATGACCGCTCTGTCCCGATTCGTATCGGCAAGTGGAGAGAAgagccacccatacttccagtgtttgaagaggaacaacaggtttgtctggacgaaggagtgtgagaaGGCCTTCATAAAGCTCAAAGAATATTTGGCAAGCCCACCAGTTCTATGCAAACCCCAAGCCACAATGCCACTCAGGCTGTATTtcgccataactgagagggcaataagcgcagtgctcgtccaggatcaagatcaggtccaAAAACccatatattttgttaacaaggtgttgcaaggcccagaagtgAGGTACCAGGCCTTAGAAAAGGCAGCGTTAGCGGTTGTATTTTCGGCGAGAAggctgcgccattacttccagagctttacggtgttggtaatgactgacttgccaatccagaaggttttgaagaaaccagatgtagctggaaggatggtgaagtgggcggttgagctgtcggaattcgacatcaaatatgagccccggggatcgatcaaggggcaaattttcactgatttcgtggtcgagatGTCTTCTGAAACGGCGCAAAACGCTaaggatgactttcgttgggtactcttggtggatgggtcgtccaaccagctgggcagcggggctggggtcattttggagggacccaacggtgtgttgatagagcaatcactgaggtttgctttcaaagcaagcaacaatcaagcagaatatgaggccttgatcgccggtatcctgttggcaaaggagatgggagcgaaGGTGCTAATGGCCAA
Coding sequences within it:
- the LOC137817473 gene encoding uncharacterized protein; protein product: MSTLSGTALDWFVSIPTGHITTFQQFSKMFVEQYIVNKAPPLVSYDLFDVRQYQGESLKDFLNRFGAQIVRLPGKDEEMFVHAFKKGVLPGPFSESLIRSHPATFAEIRRRAVAHIVAESEVSEKRGNVAPAKSRAQARVQLQRVMEAAAGKRNQRMRHPYDPKKNKNKGPGRPREANRPLRYEFVMGLADLIAIPNIAARLKVPEKTTEKVLGPKPNAWCEFHKSFGHSINSCLALRHQLAELVKCGFLKDYLLEKQAGQASGSTPASSEGQQHEVPIHGEIHTIAGGFSGSSQRKKYARSMMSVEVFEDHSPDVDIMFTKGDLRDVVPHDNDPILQLSPDQLRPYGDCLYGFVGDQVEVRGYIELRTTFTNGLASRTKKIRYLVVNAPSAYNILLGRPTLNRTGVVPSTRHMKVKLPSMEGLIFTICSDQKEAKKCYENNLKNKRYVCHVTTTPPPGVGSAQETRRVSDTTLEVAAEGDVPMEDMEARTESAARLEGERNCSETARETGIARALIANEKKPQPVEEWLEKEINDKMFKLGRTLDSETQDQIAKVISRHLDAFAWVASDMLGIDPDFLCHRLAMDPQVRPIRQRRRKFNEEKRQAIKDETQKLLAAAHIREIQYPEWLTNVVLVKKSSGKWRMCVDFTDLNKACPKDSYPLRSIDVLVMPFGLKNVGATYQRLMDKVLAPMLRRNVQAYVDDMVVTSLEKNKHVADLEELFITIARYKVKLNPEKCVFGVEAGKFLGFLLSKRGIEANPEKCAAILVMRSPATVKEVQQLTGRMTALSRFVSASGEKSHPYFQCLKRNNRFVWTKECEKAFIKLKEYLASPPVLCKPQATMPLRLYFAITERAISAVLVQDQDQVQKPIYFVNKVLQGPEVRYQALEKAALAVVFSARRLRHYFQSFTVLVMTDLPIQKFVG